Proteins from one Mycoplasma sp. Pen4 genomic window:
- a CDS encoding APC family permease, with product MNKTMSDKTFVLLSINYIIGFGFIATIIDIVKLGYLGLLVIFASAFIALVTTLVFARLSNEYKDEYGGSFIYAQKTGFKKFAFFTGWNQWIQIPLFSAAGPLFLERIANVFTDDTTILWIVRLVSVIFFIILILFSTYGFKFSRWAILITATVKWVILLLGIGILGYLTIANNGFANNFAQAKNTKIDTYLIFSNILFFMFAFGGIETIPNIAKDVKTNNIKRLIIIVFLAIFTFYIIGYILFLDTNLVQIDNNFIGIYRVVFGAASIFIFGAYLLTYNIASTLTSANVYSRNIVALAEQGYLPMQLAKTNKNNEYKNAIWFNTILIIIAMILFNILPNLFPKISLFKEVINLGTISFLFQYLIAYITAFILERQNKISRIPIYEKILYVLSSMLIISVILVYELPFIVGAEWTTGNTVSIVSYFIFLLLGVGLYLWTVKRNKKDVNVVTN from the coding sequence ATGAATAAAACAATGAGCGATAAAACCTTTGTTTTGTTATCCATTAATTACATTATTGGTTTTGGTTTTATTGCAACAATTATTGACATAGTTAAATTGGGTTATCTTGGATTATTAGTTATATTCGCGAGTGCATTTATTGCACTTGTTACAACTTTGGTTTTTGCAAGATTATCTAATGAATATAAAGATGAATATGGTGGTTCATTTATCTATGCTCAAAAAACAGGTTTTAAGAAATTTGCGTTTTTCACTGGATGAAATCAGTGAATCCAAATACCGCTATTTTCAGCAGCCGGACCGTTATTTTTAGAGCGTATTGCTAATGTTTTCACTGATGACACAACAATATTATGAATTGTTAGATTAGTGTCAGTTATATTCTTTATTATTTTAATTTTATTCTCAACATATGGGTTTAAGTTTTCGAGATGAGCAATATTGATAACCGCTACTGTTAAATGAGTTATCTTATTATTAGGAATTGGGATTTTAGGTTACTTAACAATTGCAAATAATGGATTTGCAAATAACTTTGCCCAAGCTAAAAACACTAAAATTGATACTTATTTAATTTTCAGCAACATATTATTCTTTATGTTTGCATTTGGTGGTATTGAAACAATACCAAATATTGCTAAAGATGTTAAAACAAACAATATTAAAAGATTGATAATAATAGTATTTTTAGCTATTTTCACATTCTATATTATTGGTTACATTTTATTTTTAGATACAAATTTAGTTCAAATTGATAATAATTTTATTGGTATCTACCGTGTGGTTTTTGGAGCAGCAAGTATCTTTATTTTTGGAGCATATTTATTAACCTACAATATTGCTTCAACATTGACTAGTGCAAATGTTTATTCAAGAAACATTGTAGCGTTAGCAGAGCAAGGTTACTTACCTATGCAACTTGCTAAAACTAACAAAAACAATGAATATAAAAATGCAATTTGATTTAATACTATATTGATCATAATTGCAATGATATTATTTAATATTCTGCCCAATCTTTTTCCAAAGATTAGCCTATTCAAAGAAGTTATTAACCTGGGTACGATCTCGTTCCTATTCCAATATTTAATAGCTTACATCACTGCTTTTATATTAGAACGTCAAAATAAGATTTCTAGAATACCAATTTACGAAAAGATATTATATGTACTATCATCAATGTTAATTATTAGCGTAATATTAGTTTATGAATTACCATTTATTGTTGGTGCAGAATGAACTACTGGAAACACAGTTTCAATTGTTTCATACTTTATTTTCTTACTTCTAGGGGTTGGTTTATATTTATGAACAGTAAAAAGAAATAAAAAAGATGTAAATGTAGTTACAAATTAA